The following proteins are encoded in a genomic region of Arachis ipaensis cultivar K30076 chromosome B02, Araip1.1, whole genome shotgun sequence:
- the LOC107628423 gene encoding DNA replication complex GINS protein SLD5 isoform X2: MASSSMEGSMPTMDEYEALLSTTDVELLKRAWRSEKAAPEILRYDFDLVGRVTEQLQLMMDLDRTLFLLRSYLRIRIQKIEKYMFHIRKSDELWNRLSKGEKDFASRCIDDLKQHLEESVLSKLPENYQSVEKQSVISEEDDMVPEPRLDTFVLCRSKEYLSGIQLEDGPVDDRSKLFEMEPGVLYFICYKSIKPLVESGKIDLL; encoded by the exons ATGGCTTCTTCAAGCATGGAAGGATCAATGCCCACCATGGACGAATATGAGGCTCTCTTGTCAACCACCGACGTCGAACTTCTCAAGAGAGCATGGCGTAGCGAGAAGGCTGCTCCCGAGATTCTCCGCTACGATTTCGATCTCGTTGGCCGCGTCACCGAACAGCTTCAATTGATG ATGGACTTGGATAGGACCCTCTTTCTCTTGAGATCATATCTTCGGATCCGCATACAGAAG ATTGAAAAATACATGTTCCACATTCGAAAAAGTGACGAGCTATGGAATAGGTTATCTAAAGGGGAGAAAGATTTCGCTTCAAG GTGCATAGATGACCTAAAACAACATCTCGAGGAGAGTGTTCTTTCGAAATTGCCTGAAAATTATCAATCCGTTGAGAAGCAATCTGTAATAAGTGAAGAGGATGACATGG TCCCAGAACCACGCCTAGACACATTCGTCTTATGTAGAAGCAAAGAGTATCTCTCTGGCATTCAACTTGAAGATGGACCTGTTGATGACAG GTCGAAGCTCTTTGAGATGGAGCCGGGTGTCCTTTACTTCATATGTTACAAATCAATAAAGCCACTTGTGGAGAGTGGGAAAATTGATCTTCTCTGA
- the LOC107628423 gene encoding DNA replication complex GINS protein SLD5 isoform X1 yields MASSSMEGSMPTMDEYEALLSTTDVELLKRAWRSEKAAPEILRYDFDLVGRVTEQLQLMEETVEEKSTSGADPLSLSLYQMDLDRTLFLLRSYLRIRIQKIEKYMFHIRKSDELWNRLSKGEKDFASRCIDDLKQHLEESVLSKLPENYQSVEKQSVISEEDDMVPEPRLDTFVLCRSKEYLSGIQLEDGPVDDRSKLFEMEPGVLYFICYKSIKPLVESGKIDLL; encoded by the exons ATGGCTTCTTCAAGCATGGAAGGATCAATGCCCACCATGGACGAATATGAGGCTCTCTTGTCAACCACCGACGTCGAACTTCTCAAGAGAGCATGGCGTAGCGAGAAGGCTGCTCCCGAGATTCTCCGCTACGATTTCGATCTCGTTGGCCGCGTCACCGAACAGCTTCAATTGATG GAGGAAACTGTGGAGGAGAAATCTACCAGTGGTGCTGACCCGCTTTCGTTGTCTTTATATCAGATGGACTTGGATAGGACCCTCTTTCTCTTGAGATCATATCTTCGGATCCGCATACAGAAG ATTGAAAAATACATGTTCCACATTCGAAAAAGTGACGAGCTATGGAATAGGTTATCTAAAGGGGAGAAAGATTTCGCTTCAAG GTGCATAGATGACCTAAAACAACATCTCGAGGAGAGTGTTCTTTCGAAATTGCCTGAAAATTATCAATCCGTTGAGAAGCAATCTGTAATAAGTGAAGAGGATGACATGG TCCCAGAACCACGCCTAGACACATTCGTCTTATGTAGAAGCAAAGAGTATCTCTCTGGCATTCAACTTGAAGATGGACCTGTTGATGACAG GTCGAAGCTCTTTGAGATGGAGCCGGGTGTCCTTTACTTCATATGTTACAAATCAATAAAGCCACTTGTGGAGAGTGGGAAAATTGATCTTCTCTGA